Proteins encoded together in one Defluviitalea raffinosedens window:
- the carB gene encoding carbamoyl-phosphate synthase large subunit, protein MPKDASLKKVMVIGSGPIIIGQAAEFDYAGTQACKALKEENIEVVLVNSNPATIMTDDNMADKVYIQPLNLEALTYIIEKERPDGLLPTLGGQTGLNLAVELKEAGVLDQNNVKLLGTSLEAIQNAEDREKFKELMQSIGEPIPKSTIVCSMEEGLEFAEQIGFPIIVRPAYTLGGTGGGIANNMEELKKILHSGLMHSRIHQVLLEQSVAGWKEIEYEVMRDSNDTCIIICNMENIDPVGIHTGDSIVVAPCQTLRNEEVQMLRTSAIKIIRALKIEGGCNVQFALNPESMEYVVIEVNPRVSRSSALASKAAGYPIAKIAAKIAIGMHLHEIPNYVTGKTKASFEPAIDYVVTKIPKWPFDKFGYADHTLGTQMKATGEVMAIDRNFESSFLKAVISLEGKDTGLRREDLGKKTDEEIEKMLYICDDQRIFVIAEALRRGISVEAINHITKIDPWFLHKINHIIEIEQRLKNEPFTAELLKEAEEMGFTDVEIQALSKQPISTLDTLRRAHDMYPVYKMVDTCAGEFESLTPYYYSTYEQEDENIISKKEKIIVIGSGPIRIGQGIEFDYCSVHAVWAIEEAGYQSIIINNNPETVSTDFDTAGKLYFEPLYIEDVYNVIRKEMPKGVIVQFGGQTAINLAPKLLKRGVQILGTSVDSIDVAEDRKLFEQLLKELNIPQPKGSAVTHIDEAVRVAEEIGYPVLVRPSYVIGGRAMQVVYSETELREYVKEATSLSTEHPILIDQYIEGKEVEVDAISDREDILIPGIMEHIERTGVHSGDSICVYPPQTLSQKVIDTLILYTRKIAKALQVIGLMNIQFVVKDEKVYVIEVNPRASRTVPILSKVTKIPMVHVAVKVILGEKLRDQGYGVGLYNKSNLVAVKAPVFSFQKLNNVDVALTPEMKSTGEVLGVDSVYEKALVKAFSGAGYTFPGSGKIFVSLREKDKKESIELLKSFKEIGFELMGSEGTAKYLNEKGLEVKPISIHNLDEIFEMMKNKEITIVINTPTLGKNPNKDGFKIRTTAEQMKIPCFTSLDTAKAYLLALKTYSKNETFTYETLDYYM, encoded by the coding sequence ATGCCTAAAGATGCAAGCTTAAAAAAGGTAATGGTAATCGGTTCAGGCCCCATTATTATAGGTCAGGCAGCTGAATTCGATTATGCAGGAACTCAAGCCTGTAAAGCTTTAAAAGAGGAAAATATTGAAGTCGTTCTGGTCAACAGTAATCCTGCCACAATTATGACGGATGATAATATGGCGGATAAAGTATATATACAGCCATTAAACTTGGAAGCTTTAACATATATTATTGAAAAAGAGAGACCGGATGGACTTCTTCCTACATTGGGAGGACAGACGGGTCTTAATTTAGCGGTTGAGTTAAAAGAAGCTGGTGTACTGGATCAGAACAATGTGAAGCTTCTGGGAACATCTTTGGAAGCAATACAAAACGCAGAAGACAGAGAAAAATTTAAAGAACTTATGCAAAGTATTGGGGAACCTATTCCTAAAAGCACTATAGTCTGCTCTATGGAAGAAGGGCTCGAGTTTGCAGAGCAAATCGGATTTCCTATTATTGTAAGACCGGCATATACTTTGGGTGGCACTGGTGGTGGCATTGCAAATAATATGGAAGAACTTAAGAAAATCCTTCATAGTGGATTAATGCACAGCAGAATTCATCAAGTGCTATTAGAGCAAAGTGTTGCTGGCTGGAAAGAAATAGAATATGAAGTGATGAGAGACAGCAACGACACTTGTATTATTATCTGTAATATGGAAAACATTGATCCGGTAGGTATTCATACAGGAGACAGCATTGTTGTAGCCCCTTGTCAAACTTTGAGAAATGAAGAGGTACAGATGTTAAGGACTTCTGCGATCAAAATCATTCGTGCGCTTAAAATTGAGGGAGGATGTAATGTTCAGTTTGCCCTTAATCCCGAAAGTATGGAATATGTAGTCATTGAAGTAAATCCAAGGGTGAGTCGTTCATCAGCCCTAGCTTCTAAAGCTGCAGGATACCCCATTGCGAAAATAGCAGCCAAAATCGCCATTGGAATGCACCTTCATGAAATTCCCAACTATGTCACAGGGAAAACCAAGGCTTCTTTTGAACCAGCAATAGATTATGTAGTAACAAAAATCCCAAAATGGCCGTTTGATAAATTTGGGTATGCTGATCATACCTTAGGTACTCAAATGAAAGCAACAGGAGAAGTTATGGCGATTGACAGGAATTTTGAAAGCTCTTTCTTAAAAGCAGTTATTTCTTTGGAAGGAAAAGATACAGGTTTAAGAAGAGAAGATTTAGGAAAGAAAACTGACGAAGAAATAGAAAAAATGCTTTACATATGTGATGACCAGAGAATCTTTGTGATTGCCGAGGCATTAAGAAGAGGTATATCTGTCGAAGCCATTAATCATATTACTAAGATTGACCCATGGTTTTTGCATAAAATCAATCATATCATAGAAATCGAGCAAAGGCTTAAGAACGAACCTTTTACAGCGGAATTGCTAAAAGAAGCTGAAGAAATGGGCTTTACTGATGTGGAAATTCAAGCTTTGTCAAAGCAACCGATCTCAACTTTAGATACTTTAAGAAGAGCCCATGACATGTATCCGGTCTACAAAATGGTAGATACTTGTGCAGGTGAATTTGAATCACTGACACCTTACTACTATTCTACTTATGAACAAGAAGATGAAAATATCATCAGCAAAAAAGAGAAGATTATTGTAATAGGTTCTGGACCTATAAGAATCGGACAGGGAATAGAATTTGATTATTGTTCGGTTCATGCTGTATGGGCAATTGAAGAAGCAGGATATCAATCTATTATTATTAACAATAATCCTGAAACTGTAAGTACTGATTTTGATACAGCAGGAAAACTTTATTTTGAGCCATTGTATATAGAGGATGTTTATAATGTCATCAGAAAAGAGATGCCTAAAGGCGTTATTGTTCAATTTGGAGGACAAACTGCAATTAATCTTGCCCCCAAATTATTAAAAAGAGGTGTTCAGATCCTGGGAACATCAGTAGATTCTATAGATGTGGCGGAAGATCGAAAGCTCTTTGAACAGCTTCTTAAAGAACTTAATATTCCACAGCCTAAAGGCAGTGCTGTAACGCATATAGATGAGGCGGTAAGAGTTGCAGAGGAAATAGGTTATCCTGTTCTCGTAAGACCTTCTTATGTTATTGGTGGGAGAGCCATGCAAGTTGTTTATTCAGAAACTGAATTACGGGAGTATGTAAAGGAAGCAACTTCTCTTTCTACCGAACATCCAATTTTAATAGATCAATATATAGAGGGAAAAGAAGTAGAAGTTGATGCAATTTCAGACAGAGAGGATATTTTAATTCCGGGAATTATGGAACATATAGAAAGAACAGGGGTACACTCAGGAGACAGTATTTGTGTATATCCACCTCAAACTCTTTCACAAAAGGTCATTGATACATTGATTTTATATACCAGAAAGATTGCTAAAGCTTTGCAAGTTATTGGTTTAATGAATATTCAATTTGTTGTAAAAGATGAAAAAGTATATGTTATTGAAGTGAATCCCAGAGCTTCCAGAACCGTGCCTATTTTAAGCAAGGTAACCAAAATTCCTATGGTACATGTGGCAGTAAAAGTCATATTAGGAGAAAAATTAAGAGATCAAGGCTATGGAGTTGGCTTATACAATAAAAGTAATTTGGTTGCTGTGAAAGCACCGGTATTTTCATTCCAAAAACTAAATAATGTAGATGTGGCATTGACTCCTGAAATGAAATCAACTGGTGAAGTATTGGGAGTAGATTCTGTTTATGAAAAGGCACTTGTCAAAGCGTTTAGCGGAGCAGGATACACATTCCCAGGCTCTGGAAAAATCTTTGTATCTTTAAGGGAAAAAGATAAAAAAGAATCTATAGAATTATTAAAGTCTTTTAAAGAGATAGGATTTGAGCTTATGGGCAGTGAAGGAACTGCAAAATAC
- the carA gene encoding glutamine-hydrolyzing carbamoyl-phosphate synthase small subunit: MKAHILLEDGTVLTGKAFGDTKTVLGEIVFNTSMAGYQETLTDPSYAGQIVVMTYPLIGNYGVNDHDVESDKVQVSGFVVKENAKFESNWMSQGNLSDYLKEQGVFAISDIDTRMLTKKIRNQGSMNCLLTTEEITDELREQLKNYTFPKNTVEQVSTREIKHVPGKGKHIGIVDLGLKKGILKCIEQLGCSITIFPWDTPYDTLLNYNLDAILLSNGPGDPKDVTLAIHTAEHLLGKIPLFGICLGQQILALALGGDTYKLKFGHRGGNHPVLDLRTNKILITSQNHGYAIDGNKVTKDIEITHINVNDLTVEGFCNKELKVYAVQFHPEAGPGPSDANVIFKEWITLLDEEGDNA; encoded by the coding sequence ATGAAAGCTCATATATTGTTAGAAGATGGAACGGTTTTAACAGGAAAAGCGTTTGGTGACACAAAAACAGTATTGGGGGAAATTGTATTCAATACATCCATGGCCGGCTATCAGGAAACATTGACTGATCCGTCTTATGCGGGGCAAATTGTTGTTATGACTTATCCTCTTATAGGGAATTACGGAGTCAATGATCATGATGTAGAATCGGATAAAGTGCAGGTCAGCGGATTTGTTGTAAAAGAAAATGCTAAGTTTGAAAGCAATTGGATGAGCCAGGGGAATTTATCTGATTACCTGAAAGAGCAAGGGGTTTTTGCCATTTCCGATATAGATACAAGGATGCTTACAAAAAAAATTAGAAATCAAGGATCAATGAATTGTTTGCTCACTACAGAAGAGATTACTGATGAGTTAAGAGAGCAACTCAAAAATTATACTTTTCCCAAGAATACAGTGGAGCAAGTATCTACTCGTGAAATTAAGCATGTCCCAGGGAAAGGAAAACATATTGGTATTGTGGATCTAGGATTAAAAAAGGGGATCCTAAAATGTATTGAACAATTGGGATGCTCGATTACTATTTTTCCTTGGGATACTCCTTACGACACACTTCTTAACTATAATTTAGATGCAATTCTTCTATCTAATGGACCGGGAGATCCCAAAGATGTAACCCTTGCCATTCATACTGCGGAACACTTGCTTGGGAAAATTCCTCTGTTTGGAATATGTTTAGGACAGCAGATTCTTGCCCTGGCTTTAGGGGGAGATACGTATAAACTAAAATTTGGTCATAGGGGAGGGAACCATCCCGTTTTAGATCTGAGGACCAATAAGATTTTGATTACTTCTCAAAACCATGGATATGCCATTGATGGTAATAAAGTTACAAAGGACATTGAGATTACCCATATCAATGTTAATGATTTGACAGTAGAAGGCTTTTGCAATAAAGAATTAAAAGTTTATGCAGTTCAATTTCACCCTGAAGCAGGACCAGGACCAAGCGACGCTAACGTTATTTTTAAGGAATGGATTACCTTACTAGATGAGGAGGGAGATAATGCCTAA
- a CDS encoding aspartate aminotransferase family protein, whose product MLQGQWIKRGEKVIMNTYSRFPIVLNEGKGTLVRDVDGKEYLDFVGGIAVNTLGYGDEELTEALYDQMKKMMHCSNLYWNMPGIEVAEILIENSVFDKVFFCNSGAEAIEGCIKLARKYGKMVHGEHCYEIITMKQSFHGRTMGAITATGQEKYQKDLNPLLEGIVYAKFNDYESVKDLVSEKTCAILLEPVQGEGGIRPAQREFLKKIRELCTEKDILLIYDEVQCGIGRTGNLFAYQTYEIPPDAIALAKGLGGGFPIGAMMAVEKAVLALKPGDHASTFGGNPLACTAAKVILNALLKQGILKNVKEQGEYLREKLENLKEKYDLVSEVRGIGLIQGVELSVPAGNIINACIEKGLLLVGAGTNVIRFVPPLIVSKAEIDKAVNILEETLKEV is encoded by the coding sequence ATGTTACAAGGGCAATGGATTAAGCGGGGAGAAAAGGTCATTATGAATACATATAGTAGATTTCCGATTGTATTAAATGAAGGAAAAGGAACGCTTGTAAGAGATGTTGATGGGAAAGAATATCTGGATTTTGTTGGAGGAATTGCTGTCAATACTTTAGGATATGGAGATGAAGAATTAACAGAAGCTTTATATGATCAGATGAAGAAAATGATGCACTGTTCTAATTTATATTGGAATATGCCAGGCATTGAAGTAGCAGAAATTTTGATAGAAAACAGTGTTTTTGACAAAGTTTTCTTTTGCAATAGTGGTGCAGAAGCCATTGAAGGTTGTATAAAACTGGCTAGAAAGTATGGCAAAATGGTTCATGGAGAACATTGCTATGAGATTATAACAATGAAGCAATCTTTTCATGGAAGAACGATGGGAGCCATCACTGCAACGGGGCAGGAAAAATATCAAAAAGACTTAAATCCCTTACTGGAAGGTATTGTTTATGCAAAATTCAATGATTATGAATCGGTAAAAGATTTGGTTTCAGAGAAGACCTGTGCAATTCTTCTTGAACCTGTTCAGGGAGAAGGGGGAATTCGTCCAGCTCAAAGGGAATTTTTAAAGAAAATAAGAGAACTCTGTACAGAAAAAGATATTTTACTGATATATGATGAGGTTCAGTGTGGCATAGGTCGTACAGGCAATTTATTTGCATATCAGACATATGAAATTCCACCGGATGCCATTGCCCTAGCCAAAGGATTAGGGGGAGGATTTCCGATTGGTGCAATGATGGCGGTTGAAAAAGCAGTACTTGCCTTAAAACCGGGAGATCATGCTTCCACATTTGGAGGCAATCCTCTGGCCTGTACTGCTGCAAAGGTGATATTAAATGCTTTATTAAAACAAGGAATTTTAAAAAATGTAAAAGAGCAGGGAGAGTATCTAAGAGAAAAACTTGAAAATTTAAAAGAAAAATATGATTTGGTCTCTGAAGTCAGAGGGATTGGGCTGATTCAAGGGGTAGAATTATCTGTTCCGGCAGGAAACATCATTAATGCCTGCATAGAAAAAGGATTGCTTCTTGTAGGAGCGGGGACCAATGTCATAAGATTTGTTCCGCCATTGATTGTTAGCAAAGCAGAAATCGATAAAGCTGTAAATATATTGGAAGAAACATTAAAGGAGGTTTGA
- a CDS encoding alpha/beta hydrolase: MIKMDFTYKSKDNIRIYGCCWMNHNMPVKGVVQIAHGMGEHIGRYEDFAKFLVNHGYIAYGNDHRGHGRSGEIANQRGFFSDAHGWEKVVMDMAHLTHIIRKNHPQLPVFLFGHSMGSLLARDYIIRYGDKIKGVILSGTSGDLGFRGILGQVFAQLEMKLKGPKAASPLMYKLSFEAFNDRFEPAKTHFDWLSRDEEEVEKYIKDPFCGGIFTTSFFNDLIRGTRKVNAQQNINKISKELPIFIFSGAMDPVGNYSQGVSEVYSKFKKAGIQDLSIKIYANGRHEMLNEINKYEVYKDILDWLETHIKE; encoded by the coding sequence ATGATTAAAATGGATTTTACTTATAAATCAAAGGATAATATAAGGATTTATGGTTGTTGTTGGATGAATCATAATATGCCAGTAAAAGGCGTTGTACAAATCGCTCATGGGATGGGAGAACATATTGGAAGATATGAGGATTTTGCTAAATTCTTGGTAAATCACGGCTATATTGCTTATGGAAATGATCATAGGGGTCATGGAAGAAGCGGGGAAATAGCAAATCAAAGAGGTTTTTTTTCTGATGCGCATGGATGGGAAAAAGTTGTAATGGATATGGCTCATTTAACCCATATTATTAGAAAAAATCATCCTCAATTGCCTGTTTTTCTCTTCGGCCATAGTATGGGATCTTTGCTTGCAAGAGACTATATTATCAGGTATGGAGATAAAATAAAAGGAGTTATTTTATCCGGGACAAGTGGAGACCTAGGTTTTAGAGGCATACTTGGACAGGTTTTTGCTCAATTAGAAATGAAATTAAAAGGACCTAAAGCAGCCAGTCCTCTTATGTACAAATTATCTTTTGAAGCTTTTAATGACAGATTTGAACCTGCAAAAACTCACTTTGACTGGCTTTCAAGAGATGAAGAAGAAGTAGAGAAATATATCAAAGATCCTTTCTGTGGCGGTATTTTTACAACTTCATTTTTTAATGACTTAATCAGAGGAACAAGAAAAGTCAATGCACAGCAAAATATCAACAAAATATCGAAAGAATTGCCGATTTTTATTTTTTCTGGAGCAATGGACCCAGTAGGGAATTATTCCCAAGGTGTATCAGAAGTATACAGTAAATTTAAAAAAGCTGGCATTCAAGATCTATCCATAAAAATTTATGCAAATGGAAGACATGAAATGTTGAATGAAATTAATAAATATGAAGTATATAAAGACATACTAGATTGGTTAGAAACTCATATCAAAGAGTGA
- a CDS encoding patatin-like phospholipase family protein has translation MENIGLVLEGGGMRGLYTSGVLDFFIDQNIYFPYVIGVSAGACNAISYLSRQRGRSKKINIDYVRDKRYMSFGRLIKEKELFGKDFLFNDIPNVLCPFDYETFYKAKETFVVCTTDCETGKPMYFYKDNSPEFLDSIKASMSLPFISKIVKVKDYYLLDGGISDSIPIKKSISDGNEYNVLILTRHKEYRKKPFRNKKFAQYFYPQYPNLVETLCNRHAMYNETLDYIEQLESSDKIFVIRPSEPLPVKRIERNPKKLLDVYNKGYHDAQKLFPHLIQWIKKIDRAVNQ, from the coding sequence ATGGAAAACATTGGATTGGTCTTGGAAGGTGGAGGAATGAGGGGATTATATACCTCAGGAGTCCTGGATTTTTTTATAGATCAGAATATATATTTTCCCTATGTCATAGGCGTGTCTGCCGGTGCCTGCAATGCCATCTCCTATCTTTCCAGGCAAAGAGGGAGAAGTAAAAAAATTAATATTGATTATGTAAGAGACAAAAGATATATGAGTTTTGGAAGGTTAATTAAAGAAAAGGAACTGTTTGGGAAAGACTTCCTATTTAATGATATCCCAAATGTATTATGTCCCTTTGACTATGAAACTTTTTATAAAGCAAAAGAAACTTTTGTGGTATGCACAACAGACTGTGAAACAGGTAAGCCAATGTATTTCTATAAAGATAATTCTCCAGAGTTTCTTGATAGTATAAAAGCTTCTATGAGTCTCCCATTTATAAGTAAAATCGTAAAAGTCAAAGATTATTATTTGCTGGATGGAGGTATTTCCGATTCTATTCCAATAAAAAAATCAATAAGTGACGGTAATGAGTATAATGTTTTGATATTAACCAGACATAAAGAATACAGAAAAAAACCGTTTAGAAATAAAAAATTCGCACAATATTTCTATCCCCAATATCCAAATTTAGTAGAAACACTCTGCAACAGACATGCAATGTATAATGAAACTTTAGACTATATTGAGCAATTGGAGTCCAGTGACAAAATATTTGTGATCCGTCCGTCAGAACCTCTGCCTGTAAAAAGAATTGAACGAAATCCAAAAAAACTTTTGGATGTATATAATAAAGGTTATCATGACGCCCAAAAATTATTTCCTCACTTAATTCAGTGGATTAAAAAAATAGATAGAGCTGTTAATCAATAG
- a CDS encoding LysM peptidoglycan-binding domain-containing protein, with the protein MDYIHGSETKMWRFPNTIYTVKPGDSLYQISRQYGVNVQEIRNINQITGNMIYPGQRLIIPIAVYTVQPGDSLYRLAQKFNTTVESFMVLNNLSSSSLYIGQRLQVPQYTEVVVNVDQANVRRRPGTNFPIVAVMVKGAKLPVTNSSGNWYQVELFDGTRGWISKNVVDFNVYGSQLPITTILGFYTLAEGPTLPSSYDSFVSNTDAISQLGLFMFRIDADHPTEIEKFGGDFTNEYVENLVRIAHENNIKIFPVIHNLLYERGNVTISKDTVKAMLATPETRAAFIQNVIELIEGYGFDGVNIDIEDVYLDDSGRLSAFYTELGRALHERGYFLSASVPSRVSDQPFNPFSDPFQYAPIGAAVDEFVVMLYNEHGWPGSGPGPVVSIGWMDRVLRYAMTKMPRDKIVAAVSVFGFDFNLTTGRNTYVTHEMAINRARQYNAEIIFDEETQTPMYSYTDEQGNQHEVWFEDEASIQAKVQRAWDLGIKGIALWRLGMEDPEIWTMLRNETVVRR; encoded by the coding sequence ATGGATTATATTCATGGGAGTGAAACGAAGATGTGGAGATTTCCTAATACGATTTATACAGTAAAACCTGGCGATTCTTTATACCAAATTTCCAGGCAATATGGTGTTAATGTACAGGAAATAAGGAATATTAATCAAATTACAGGAAATATGATTTACCCTGGGCAAAGATTGATTATTCCTATAGCTGTTTATACCGTTCAACCGGGAGATAGCCTTTACCGATTAGCTCAAAAGTTTAATACAACGGTGGAAAGTTTTATGGTTTTAAACAATTTAAGTTCCTCATCCTTATATATTGGTCAACGATTGCAAGTTCCTCAATATACAGAAGTTGTAGTAAATGTGGACCAGGCTAATGTACGAAGAAGACCTGGGACAAATTTTCCAATCGTAGCGGTTATGGTAAAAGGCGCTAAGCTGCCTGTAACCAACTCCAGCGGCAATTGGTATCAAGTAGAGTTGTTTGATGGAACAAGAGGATGGATTTCCAAAAATGTAGTGGATTTTAATGTTTATGGTTCTCAACTGCCCATTACGACCATATTAGGATTTTATACTTTAGCAGAAGGACCAACACTTCCAAGTTCGTATGATTCCTTTGTGAGCAATACAGATGCAATATCACAACTTGGTTTATTTATGTTTAGGATCGATGCGGATCATCCAACAGAGATAGAAAAGTTTGGTGGAGATTTTACCAATGAATATGTTGAAAATTTAGTTCGAATTGCCCATGAAAATAACATCAAGATATTTCCTGTAATACACAATTTACTTTATGAAAGAGGAAATGTTACAATCTCAAAGGATACGGTAAAAGCTATGCTGGCAACACCGGAGACCAGGGCAGCATTTATTCAAAATGTTATTGAATTGATTGAAGGATATGGCTTTGACGGAGTCAATATAGATATTGAAGATGTATATTTGGATGATAGCGGGAGACTTTCAGCATTTTACACAGAACTGGGGCGAGCCTTGCATGAAAGGGGATATTTTTTATCTGCATCGGTTCCATCACGGGTGAGTGATCAACCATTCAATCCTTTTTCGGATCCTTTCCAATATGCACCTATAGGAGCAGCAGTGGATGAATTTGTTGTAATGCTGTATAATGAGCATGGTTGGCCAGGCAGCGGCCCTGGACCGGTGGTATCCATCGGATGGATGGATCGTGTTCTTAGATATGCTATGACAAAAATGCCTCGGGATAAAATTGTTGCAGCAGTTTCTGTATTTGGATTTGATTTTAACTTAACAACAGGAAGAAATACCTACGTCACTCATGAAATGGCAATTAACAGGGCAAGGCAATATAATGCAGAAATTATCTTTGATGAAGAAACTCAGACCCCTATGTATTCTTATACCGATGAACAGGGAAATCAGCATGAAGTTTGGTTTGAAGATGAAGCCAGTATTCAGGCCAAGGTTCAAAGAGCGTGGGATTTAGGAATAAAAGGAATAGCACTTTGGAGATTGGGCATGGAAGACCCAGAGATATGGACGATGTTAAGAAATGAAACCGTTGTAAGAAGATAA
- a CDS encoding cation diffusion facilitator family transporter, whose translation MENRSKLITRASWIGIIGNSILALLKIVFGLLSKSMALVGDGIDSSTDVVTSFIMLIASKVMSKPPDREHPYGHHRAETIATTILGFIIFFAGAQLFVNGISDIISGQEKEIPSTLSIYIVVLSIIGKIFLAIYQYRVGKKAQSSMLIANGKNMRNDIAISSGVLAGLAFTYLLDLPFFDSITAILVSLWIIKASYEIVIETHMELMDGVKDTTIYEEIFRSIEAIEGAHNPHRTRVRKLANLYIIDTDIEVDGNLNVLEAHKIAMEVEERIKENIQDVYDVIVHIEPIGNVERNESFGLREGMFKN comes from the coding sequence ATGGAAAATCGATCAAAGCTGATCACAAGGGCTTCCTGGATTGGAATTATTGGCAATTCAATTTTGGCTCTACTTAAAATAGTATTCGGATTGCTTTCAAAAAGTATGGCTCTGGTGGGTGATGGGATAGATTCTTCAACGGATGTTGTAACCAGTTTTATTATGTTAATTGCTTCAAAAGTGATGTCAAAGCCCCCGGATAGAGAACATCCTTACGGACATCACAGAGCAGAAACCATTGCTACAACGATTCTGGGGTTCATTATATTTTTTGCCGGTGCACAACTTTTTGTCAATGGGATATCGGATATCATTTCTGGACAAGAGAAAGAAATTCCATCGACGCTTTCTATTTATATTGTGGTCCTATCGATTATCGGCAAAATATTTTTAGCGATTTATCAATATAGAGTTGGGAAAAAAGCCCAGAGTTCCATGTTGATTGCTAACGGAAAGAATATGAGAAATGATATTGCTATTTCTAGTGGGGTGCTCGCTGGATTAGCTTTTACGTATTTGCTTGATTTACCCTTTTTTGATTCAATTACTGCAATTCTTGTAAGCTTATGGATTATAAAAGCCTCCTATGAAATTGTTATTGAAACGCATATGGAACTCATGGATGGGGTAAAGGACACTACAATTTATGAAGAAATATTTCGCAGCATTGAGGCGATTGAGGGTGCTCATAATCCTCATCGAACCAGAGTGAGAAAGCTTGCAAATTTATATATCATAGATACAGATATTGAAGTAGACGGTAATCTGAATGTACTGGAGGCTCATAAAATTGCTATGGAAGTTGAGGAAAGAATCAAAGAAAATATTCAGGATGTTTATGATGTGATCGTCCACATTGAGCCAATAGGAAATGTGGAACGCAACGAAAGTTTTGGACTCCGGGAAGGGATGTTCAAAAATTAA
- the argB gene encoding acetylglutamate kinase, with amino-acid sequence MEMYIEKAKVLVEALPYIKEFYGKTVVIKYGGSAMVDEMIKETVIQDIILMKLVGINPVIVHGGGPDINKILKQMDKKSEFVNGLRVTDQETMEIVEMVLAGKVNKSIVSHIQNQGINAVGISGKDGATLQAEKKLVNGMDVGFVGEVVNVNTELISTLIQKDFIPVIAPIGIDKEGNSYNINADYAAVAVAGALKAQKLVFLTDVEGVLKDVSDSSSIISRLSIKDVDEYIKNGIISGGMIPKVECCVEGVKKGVKTVHILDGRVEHCLLLEIFTQKGVGTMIEE; translated from the coding sequence ATGGAAATGTATATTGAAAAAGCTAAGGTTTTGGTGGAAGCCCTTCCTTATATAAAAGAGTTTTATGGAAAAACTGTAGTCATCAAGTATGGTGGCAGTGCTATGGTAGATGAAATGATTAAAGAAACTGTTATCCAGGATATTATTTTGATGAAGCTTGTTGGTATTAATCCTGTTATTGTGCATGGTGGAGGGCCTGATATCAATAAAATATTAAAGCAAATGGATAAAAAATCAGAATTTGTAAACGGACTCAGGGTTACAGACCAGGAAACCATGGAAATCGTAGAAATGGTTCTCGCAGGAAAAGTAAATAAAAGTATCGTGAGTCATATCCAAAATCAAGGAATTAATGCTGTAGGCATCAGTGGAAAAGATGGGGCTACTCTGCAGGCTGAAAAGAAACTGGTGAATGGAATGGATGTTGGATTTGTAGGAGAAGTGGTGAATGTAAATACAGAGTTAATTTCGACACTTATTCAAAAAGATTTTATTCCGGTAATTGCGCCTATAGGCATTGACAAAGAAGGCAATTCTTATAATATTAATGCGGACTATGCGGCTGTTGCAGTGGCTGGAGCATTGAAGGCGCAGAAGCTTGTCTTTTTAACAGATGTAGAAGGTGTATTAAAAGATGTGTCCGACAGTTCTTCGATTATTTCCAGACTTTCTATTAAAGATGTGGATGAGTATATTAAGAATGGCATTATATCCGGAGGCATGATTCCTAAGGTAGAATGCTGTGTTGAAGGTGTGAAGAAGGGCGTTAAAACTGTACATATTCTGGATGGTCGTGTGGAACATTGCCTTCTTCTGGAAATTTTCACCCAAAAAGGTGTTGGAACCATGATTGAGGAATAA